From one Rhopalosiphum padi isolate XX-2018 chromosome 2, ASM2088224v1, whole genome shotgun sequence genomic stretch:
- the LOC132923343 gene encoding elongation of very long chain fatty acids protein AAEL008004-like isoform X1 has protein sequence MAVVLNSIQGFFDNYGDPRTKDWFLMSNPLPTALICATYVFTVKIAGPRIMANRKPMELRNVLIAYNLFQVIFSSWLFYELGISGWLTGRYNFRCEPVDYSNHPMTLRMVNICWWYYFSKFTEFMDTIFFVLRKKDRHISTLHVIHHGVMPMSVWFGVKFTPGGHSTFFGLLNTFVHIIMYAYYLLAALGPNVQKYLWWKKYLTTLQMLQFLAIMLHAFQLLFIDCNYPKAFVWWIGMHAVMFFFLFKEFYKQQYTKPSKQAAGAPSKPSVNGSSKSSNGYSKQSDYYINSNGLSRPDLVHRATAGSH, from the exons ATGGCGGTTGTATTAAACTCAATTCAAGGATTTTTTGACAACTATGGAG ACCCTCGTACCAAGGATTGGTTTTTGATGAGCAATCCTCTACCCACGGCACTGATATGCGCCACATACGTATTCACCGTCAAAATTGCAGGACCGCGAATAATGGCCAACCGCAAGCCCATGGAATTGAGAAACGTACTCATCGCTTATAATCTTTTCCAAGTCATATTCAGTTCTTGGTTGTTCTATGAG CTTGGCATATCAGGTTGGCTGACTGGCAGGTATAATTTCCGGTGTGAGCCGGTAGATTACTCGAATCATCCAATGACCCTGCGG ATGGTAAACATATGTTGGTGGTATTATTTCTCAAAATTCACAGAATTCATGGACACG ATATTCTTTGTTCTCCGAAAAAAGGATAGGCACATTTCGACCCTGCATGTGATTCATCATGGAGTGATGCCAATGAGCGTATGGTTCGGAGTTAAGTTCACACCAG GTGGTCACAGCACGTTCTTCGGATTGTTGAACACgtttgtgcatattattatgtacgcatACTACTTGTTGGCTGCCCTGGGTCCCAATGTACAAAAATACTTATGGTGGAAGAAGTACTTGACCACCCTGCAAATGCTGCAATTTTTGGCTATTATGCTGCATGCATTCCAACTTCTGTTCATCGACTGCAACTACCCGAAGGCATTTGTCTGGTGGATCGGCATGCACGCTGTCATGTTCTTCTTCTTATTCAAAGAGTTCTACAAGCAACAGTACACAAAACCGTCAAAACAAGCG GCCGGCGCTCCGTCCAAACCCTCGGTCAACGGCTCGTCCAAGTCGTCCAACGGCTACAGCAAACAATCGGACTACTACATAAACAGCAATGGTCTGTCTAGGCCTGACCTAGTACACAGGGCTACGGCCGGATCGCACtga
- the LOC132923343 gene encoding elongation of very long chain fatty acids protein AAEL008004-like isoform X3 produces MAVVLNSIQGFFDNYGDPRTKDWFLMSNPLPTALICATYVFTVKIAGPRIMANRKPMELRNVLIAYNLFQVIFSSWLFYECMMGGWWGEYSLSCQPVDYSDKPSTVRLGISGWLTGRYNFRCEPVDYSNHPMTLRMVNICWWYYFSKFTEFMDTIFFVLRKKDRHISTLHVIHHGVMPMSVWFGVKFTPGGHSTFFGLLNTFVHIIMYAYYLLAALGPNVQKYLWWKKYLTTLQMLQFLAIMLHAFQLLFIDCNYPKAFVWWIGMHAVMFFFLFKEFYKQQYTKPSKQAAGAPSKPSVNGSSKSSNGYSKQSDYYINSNGLSRPDLVHRATAGSH; encoded by the exons ATGGCGGTTGTATTAAACTCAATTCAAGGATTTTTTGACAACTATGGAG ACCCTCGTACCAAGGATTGGTTTTTGATGAGCAATCCTCTACCCACGGCACTGATATGCGCCACATACGTATTCACCGTCAAAATTGCAGGACCGCGAATAATGGCCAACCGCAAGCCCATGGAATTGAGAAACGTACTCATCGCTTATAATCTTTTCCAAGTCATATTCAGTTCTTGGTTGTTCTATGAG TGTATGATGGGCGGCTGGTGGGGTGAATATAGTCTCAGTTGCCAACCGGTAGATTATTCGGATAAACCATCCACAGTAAGA CTTGGCATATCAGGTTGGCTGACTGGCAGGTATAATTTCCGGTGTGAGCCGGTAGATTACTCGAATCATCCAATGACCCTGCGG ATGGTAAACATATGTTGGTGGTATTATTTCTCAAAATTCACAGAATTCATGGACACG ATATTCTTTGTTCTCCGAAAAAAGGATAGGCACATTTCGACCCTGCATGTGATTCATCATGGAGTGATGCCAATGAGCGTATGGTTCGGAGTTAAGTTCACACCAG GTGGTCACAGCACGTTCTTCGGATTGTTGAACACgtttgtgcatattattatgtacgcatACTACTTGTTGGCTGCCCTGGGTCCCAATGTACAAAAATACTTATGGTGGAAGAAGTACTTGACCACCCTGCAAATGCTGCAATTTTTGGCTATTATGCTGCATGCATTCCAACTTCTGTTCATCGACTGCAACTACCCGAAGGCATTTGTCTGGTGGATCGGCATGCACGCTGTCATGTTCTTCTTCTTATTCAAAGAGTTCTACAAGCAACAGTACACAAAACCGTCAAAACAAGCG GCCGGCGCTCCGTCCAAACCCTCGGTCAACGGCTCGTCCAAGTCGTCCAACGGCTACAGCAAACAATCGGACTACTACATAAACAGCAATGGTCTGTCTAGGCCTGACCTAGTACACAGGGCTACGGCCGGATCGCACtga
- the LOC132923343 gene encoding elongation of very long chain fatty acids protein AAEL008004-like isoform X2 has protein sequence MAVVLNSIQGFFDNYGDPRTKDWFLMSNPLPTALICATYVFTVKIAGPRIMANRKPMELRNVLIAYNLFQVIFSSWLFYECMMGGWWGEYSLSCQPVDYSDKPSTVRMVNICWWYYFSKFTEFMDTIFFVLRKKDRHISTLHVIHHGVMPMSVWFGVKFTPGGHSTFFGLLNTFVHIIMYAYYLLAALGPNVQKYLWWKKYLTTLQMLQFLAIMLHAFQLLFIDCNYPKAFVWWIGMHAVMFFFLFKEFYKQQYTKPSKQAAGAPSKPSVNGSSKSSNGYSKQSDYYINSNGLSRPDLVHRATAGSH, from the exons ATGGCGGTTGTATTAAACTCAATTCAAGGATTTTTTGACAACTATGGAG ACCCTCGTACCAAGGATTGGTTTTTGATGAGCAATCCTCTACCCACGGCACTGATATGCGCCACATACGTATTCACCGTCAAAATTGCAGGACCGCGAATAATGGCCAACCGCAAGCCCATGGAATTGAGAAACGTACTCATCGCTTATAATCTTTTCCAAGTCATATTCAGTTCTTGGTTGTTCTATGAG TGTATGATGGGCGGCTGGTGGGGTGAATATAGTCTCAGTTGCCAACCGGTAGATTATTCGGATAAACCATCCACAGTAAGA ATGGTAAACATATGTTGGTGGTATTATTTCTCAAAATTCACAGAATTCATGGACACG ATATTCTTTGTTCTCCGAAAAAAGGATAGGCACATTTCGACCCTGCATGTGATTCATCATGGAGTGATGCCAATGAGCGTATGGTTCGGAGTTAAGTTCACACCAG GTGGTCACAGCACGTTCTTCGGATTGTTGAACACgtttgtgcatattattatgtacgcatACTACTTGTTGGCTGCCCTGGGTCCCAATGTACAAAAATACTTATGGTGGAAGAAGTACTTGACCACCCTGCAAATGCTGCAATTTTTGGCTATTATGCTGCATGCATTCCAACTTCTGTTCATCGACTGCAACTACCCGAAGGCATTTGTCTGGTGGATCGGCATGCACGCTGTCATGTTCTTCTTCTTATTCAAAGAGTTCTACAAGCAACAGTACACAAAACCGTCAAAACAAGCG GCCGGCGCTCCGTCCAAACCCTCGGTCAACGGCTCGTCCAAGTCGTCCAACGGCTACAGCAAACAATCGGACTACTACATAAACAGCAATGGTCTGTCTAGGCCTGACCTAGTACACAGGGCTACGGCCGGATCGCACtga